The nucleotide window GAAGATCCCCCTCACCTATGACTGGGCGGCGGGTCTGGGCACCCAGCACCCCATGCTCTTCGTGGGATTGGATCCTCAGGGCGGCGCCAGCTTCTATGACTGGGTGCTCTGGTACGTGCACTCCCACGCCGGCGTCTTCACCTACGACTACGCGGCCCAGGGCTACGTGTTCACCGGGGCCAAGTCCGCCGCGGGCACGCCGCTGCAGCTGCATGCGGACAACCTGCAGCGGCTGGAGGTGCTGCTGCCCGAGGTCATCCGCCATGACGTGACGGTGCTCAACGCCGTGGCGGAGGGGCCTCAGCGCCAGCCGGTGACGCAGACGCAGGCCGTCTCGGGCATTCGCCAGGATGTGCTGCTGTGCACCCCCATCGCGGACGAGGTGCAGGCGCGGGTGGATCTGGAGACGGCACGGCTGAAGGCGCGGGGGCCGGAGCTGGAGCTCACCTGGCGCTCCTTTCCCGAGAAGGCCGTGGCCCCCGGCACGCTGGTGAAGTTGCCGGCCGGCGAGGCCTGGGGCGCCGCGGGCATCGCGAAGGACGCGGTGCTGCGCGTGCGCAGCCTGGCCGTGGCCGGCGAGGTGGGGCCGGAGCTGGAGCGCGAGGTGTACGGCGAGGAGGACACGCGGCTGGCCTCGTTCCGGATGAGCACCCGGCTGGAGCCGAAGGACGCGCCCACCGTGGACTTGCCCGCCTGGCAGCCGCCTTCCTATCCCCGGTACGTGGAGGGGCTCATCGTCAGCGAGCAGGGCGCGGAGAAGGACGAGACCTGGCAGGCCTATACCGACTCGGCCACGTCGCTGGACGGTTACAAGGTGAAGGTGCCGCTCTTCGCGGAGCAGATCATCCCCGCGCCGTTCAACCCCAACCTGTTGCCGGGCCACTTCTACTTCCCCGCGTACAAGGGGGAGCGGGTGCTGGTGGCGCTCGACTTCAAGCGCGCGTGGATCAAACGCTTCCTGGATTGGCGCACCGGGGTGCGCATGCCGCAGGACGGGCAGGGCGTGCAGCTGATGGTGGGCAAGACGCCCGAGAACGGGACGGCGCTCAAGCACTACTACACGGACGACAAGCCCGTGTTCCTGATGCAGCGCACGAACGCGAAGGACACGCAGAAGATCCAGTTGAACGAGGGCACGCTGCTCATCCAGGTCAAGGAAGAGCCCGCGTGAGGGCCGGTCCCTACCGAGAAGGCGAGGAGCCATGGGCAAGCTTGTCTGCACCGTCGAACTGGACAAGGTGAAAGGCGTCACCGTAAAGGTGGAGAATGCCGACGCCCAAATCACGCAGACCCTGGTGATGGACGGCGAGAGCATCACCCTCACGGTGGCGGGCTCAGCGGAGACGAGCACCGTCGTCCAGAAACAGGACAGCGTCACCATCACCTGTAAGGATTTCACCGTGGACGCCACCGGGACGCTCACCCTCAAGTCGAAGGACGCTTCGAGCTGGACGAGCCAGGCCACGCTCCAGCTGGAGAGCACCCAGGACATGACGGTCACCTCCAAGGCCAAGCTCACCCAGAGCGCCACCTCGGACATGAAGCTGTCGTCCAACACCAATGTGGGCGTGGAGGCCGGCTCGCAGCTGGACCTCAAGGGCATGCAGACGAGCCTCACGGCCTCGACGGGCGAGAACAAGGTGGAGGGGATGACGCTGAAGATGTCGGGCAAGACGCAAGCGGAGCTGTCCTCCGCGATGACCAAGGTGGCCGCGCAGGGCAAGCTCGGCCTGGAGTCCTCGGGCGTCGCCGAGCTCAAGGGCTCCTTGACGAACGTCAGCGGCTCGGTTGTGAAGTTGGGGTAAGGGGCGGTGAGCGATTCCTCGGACCGGATCTACCAGGACTACCTGAGCGAATTGGATGCGCTGGAACGCTTCCGGCAGCGCTTCCTGGAGTCCCACCCCTCCGTGCCGCTGGACCGGGAGGATCCGCACGTGCGGCGCCTCATCGAGTCCATGGCCTTCTTCGCGGTGCAGACGCGGGTGGCCACGCAGCACAACCTGAGCTCGACGTGGCTGCGCCTGTTCTCCTCCTTCTTCGACTTCCTGCTGAAGCCGCTGCCGGCGGTGGCCATGGTGCAGGCGCTGCCCACGGAGAAGATGACGGAGACGCTGGTGCTCCCGCGGGGCACCGAGCTGCGGCTGGCGCCCTCGCATGGGGCGGCGGGGAGCTTCCGCACCCGGCGCCACCTGCGCCTGCTGCCCATCGCCATGCGGGGCACGCAGGTGCTGCGCCTGGACGACGGCCGCTACCGGCTGCTCGTGCACTTCGAGTCCGCCTTCCCCCGGAGAGACCCCGTGGGGATGTTCAGCCTGTACGTGCGCCACCTGGATGAGTACCGGCCCTCGCTGGCCGTCTTCCACGCGCTGCGCAAGCACCTCCAGCAGCTCACCGTGGTGTATGACGCCCCGGCCCATGAGTCCTCCCAGGGCATGCCGTGCGAGTACTCCTTCGGGGATGCGCCGGCCGAGCTGGAGGACGCGGGCGACTTCGAGCACCCCCTGCAGCGCGTGCGCGGCTTCTTCCAGATGCCCGAGCAGGGGCTCTTCCTCCACGTGGCGGTGCCCTCGCACCGCAAGGAGTGGAGCCGCTTCTCGCTGTGCCTGGACCTGGACAAGTCCTGGACGGTGGGGCGCTCCACCCACCCGGACTTCTTCCAGCCCTTCGTCGTGCCGGTGGAGAACCTCAAGGCCGAGCCCGCGCAGCCCATCTCCGCGGATGGCACCCGCTCGGAGTACACCATCCGCGGCATGACGGCCGGCCGGGATCTGGAGCTGCACGCCGTCACCGGCGTGTACGTGCTGGGCCGCTCGGGGCGCACGCCCATGCGCCCGGCCTTCCTGCCGGGGGAGGGGCCCAGCTACGAGCTGGAGGAGTCGCTCGATGAGCAGATGCGCCCGCGCCACGGCCTGCTGGTGCGCCTGCCCGAGGCGTTCCTCGAGCCGCAGAAGCTCCTGGTGGAAGCCCTCTGGTATCAGCCGCGCTTTGTCTCCGAGGCCACGGGCAAGGTGACGGTGTCCACGCCGGGCCGGCACGTGGAGGGGCTCAAGTGGCAGCTGGTGGGCCGGCTCGAGCCGCACCGGGACAGCGCGCTGCGCAACGACGTCACGGGGCTGACGCGGCTGCTGTCCTGGAAGGTGAAGTCCACGCTGGATCGCAACGAGCTTGCCGCGCTGTTGACCTACCTGGGCACCCCCGCCGAGGAGCCCTTCCACCGCGTCATTCCGTGGATCCGGGAGCTCAAGGCCACGGTGGCCCCGGACGGCGCGCTGCGCGGCTCGGGACTGTTGCACGTCTATGAATTGTTGCTGGAGCCATTCGATGCCAGCGCCGAGTCCCTGGTGGCCTGTTTCCTGGAGCAGGTGCAGCAGTTGCTGGAGGCCTGGAACGGTGAGGCGTCGGTGGTGCTGCGGCCCACGGTGGCGGGGGGCGGCGCCTTCCCGCTGAAAGCAACCTCATGAAACTCGAGCATTGGCAGACCGTCCTCCGGACCCACCGTCAGGCGCTGGCGTTGATGGATCAGTCCTTGCCGCGGGAGCCCGCCGCGGGCGAGCCCCGCACGCAGGTGCGGGTCGGCATGCTGGGCCTGGCCATGCTCCAGAAGCAGCTGGAGGCGGAGGTGACGGGCCTGTGCAACGTGCTCGGCAGCGCCTACCGGGAGGAAGAGGTGCTGGAGGCCCGCCGCCCGTTCGTCTACCTGCTCGATGAGCTGGTGCTGCGCAGGTTGTCGGAGAGCGAGTACCTCGACTGGCCGTTTCTTCAGTACAAGCTCTTCAACTCGGTCTCGGGCGGAGATGCCTTCTTCGAGCTGGCGGATGAGAAGCTGGCCTCGCGGGGAACCTCGCCCCTGGTCTTCGAGATGCTCCACTTCGCGCTGACCGCCGGGTTCCAGG belongs to Stigmatella erecta and includes:
- a CDS encoding DotU family type IV/VI secretion system protein, whose translation is MKLEHWQTVLRTHRQALALMDQSLPREPAAGEPRTQVRVGMLGLAMLQKQLEAEVTGLCNVLGSAYREEEVLEARRPFVYLLDELVLRRLSESEYLDWPFLQYKLFNSVSGGDAFFELADEKLASRGTSPLVFEMLHFALTAGFQGKYSENAARLREYKERLAARIPKPEAVPAPPPPVSQPPLVHSFPVRYYAASGFVVVALPVLLWWLSR
- a CDS encoding type VI secretion system baseplate subunit TssF, coding for MSDSSDRIYQDYLSELDALERFRQRFLESHPSVPLDREDPHVRRLIESMAFFAVQTRVATQHNLSSTWLRLFSSFFDFLLKPLPAVAMVQALPTEKMTETLVLPRGTELRLAPSHGAAGSFRTRRHLRLLPIAMRGTQVLRLDDGRYRLLVHFESAFPRRDPVGMFSLYVRHLDEYRPSLAVFHALRKHLQQLTVVYDAPAHESSQGMPCEYSFGDAPAELEDAGDFEHPLQRVRGFFQMPEQGLFLHVAVPSHRKEWSRFSLCLDLDKSWTVGRSTHPDFFQPFVVPVENLKAEPAQPISADGTRSEYTIRGMTAGRDLELHAVTGVYVLGRSGRTPMRPAFLPGEGPSYELEESLDEQMRPRHGLLVRLPEAFLEPQKLLVEALWYQPRFVSEATGKVTVSTPGRHVEGLKWQLVGRLEPHRDSALRNDVTGLTRLLSWKVKSTLDRNELAALLTYLGTPAEEPFHRVIPWIRELKATVAPDGALRGSGLLHVYELLLEPFDASAESLVACFLEQVQQLLEAWNGEASVVLRPTVAGGGAFPLKATS